Proteins from a single region of Catenulispora sp. EB89:
- a CDS encoding FAD-binding oxidoreductase yields the protein MDSAVEPGAIESLRAEVTGEVLVPGDDGYDARADIFVYRGHPAVIVRAKSDQDVARGIGFAVEHGLEISTRSGGHSNAGYSTNVGGLVLDLSPLDGVEVLDEAERLVRLGAGALWSGVAAELAPYGLAFTSGDTASVGVGGLLPGGGVGWMARKYGLSLDSLVGATVVTADGRILSADAEENPDLFWAIRGGGGNFGVVTSFTVIAQPVAQVFFGGISFSREESETVLRGWVSYMDSAPEELTATAMCWPTFGQDEAPPLTIMVCYAGDDDAAAALAIDPIRKLGTVVDDQVRLMPYGGVLADVNEPPPGWKPYVRNRLTPDLTPDLATAMLAEQANLQNLYVEIRSIGGALSLVPEDATAFAHRSTQALIMGVLLGSPEDNEPLMPAYEAFWSAVAPSASGAYSGFLSNISEADIIAVYPHRVYSKLAALKQEYDPNNIFHLNVNILPAGADQG from the coding sequence ATGGACAGCGCCGTGGAGCCCGGGGCCATCGAGTCCCTGCGGGCCGAAGTCACCGGTGAGGTTCTCGTACCGGGCGACGACGGCTACGACGCCCGGGCCGACATTTTCGTCTACCGCGGGCACCCGGCCGTGATCGTGCGGGCGAAGAGCGACCAGGACGTGGCCCGGGGTATCGGCTTCGCGGTCGAGCACGGTCTGGAGATCTCCACCCGCAGCGGGGGCCACAGCAACGCCGGCTACAGCACCAACGTCGGCGGCCTGGTCCTGGACCTGTCGCCGTTGGACGGCGTCGAAGTGCTGGACGAGGCCGAGCGCCTGGTGCGCCTCGGCGCCGGCGCGTTGTGGTCCGGCGTCGCCGCGGAGCTGGCGCCGTACGGCCTGGCGTTCACCTCCGGCGACACCGCCAGCGTGGGCGTCGGCGGCCTGCTGCCCGGCGGCGGCGTGGGCTGGATGGCCCGCAAGTACGGCCTGTCCCTGGACAGCCTGGTCGGCGCGACCGTCGTCACCGCCGACGGCCGCATCCTGTCGGCCGACGCCGAGGAGAACCCGGACCTGTTCTGGGCGATCCGCGGCGGCGGCGGCAACTTCGGCGTGGTGACGTCCTTCACCGTCATCGCGCAGCCGGTCGCCCAGGTCTTCTTCGGCGGGATCTCCTTCTCCCGGGAGGAGAGCGAGACCGTCCTGCGCGGCTGGGTGTCCTACATGGACTCCGCTCCCGAGGAGCTCACGGCCACCGCCATGTGCTGGCCGACCTTCGGCCAGGACGAGGCCCCGCCGCTGACCATCATGGTCTGCTACGCCGGCGACGACGACGCGGCCGCCGCGCTGGCCATCGACCCGATCCGCAAGCTCGGCACCGTCGTGGACGACCAGGTCCGTCTGATGCCCTACGGCGGCGTGCTGGCCGACGTCAACGAACCGCCTCCGGGCTGGAAGCCGTACGTCCGCAACCGCCTCACCCCGGACCTGACCCCGGACCTGGCCACGGCGATGCTCGCCGAGCAGGCCAACCTCCAGAACCTGTACGTCGAGATCCGCAGCATCGGCGGGGCCCTGAGCCTGGTGCCGGAGGACGCGACCGCGTTCGCGCACCGCTCCACCCAGGCCCTGATCATGGGCGTGCTGCTCGGCTCCCCGGAGGACAACGAGCCGCTGATGCCCGCCTACGAGGCGTTCTGGTCCGCGGTGGCCCCGTCGGCGTCCGGTGCCTACAGCGGCTTCCTGAGCAACATCAGCGAGGCGGACATCATCGCGGTGTACCCGCACCGGGTGTACAGCAAGCTGGCGGCGCTGAAGCAGGAGTACGACCCCAACAACATCTTCCACCTGAACGTCAACATCCTCCCGGCCGGAGCCGACCAGGGCTGA
- a CDS encoding YciI family protein gives MKYILEIILNPKTNASLTEEQLATIGPGHEKLIGIISESGELVAMDGIAEPAKSTVVRVRDGKTVTSEGSLFEGEDYFGGYYIVDVASQERAVELAAMIPDVHWSAVEVRPILEGPEEG, from the coding sequence GTGAAGTACATTCTGGAGATCATCCTCAACCCCAAGACCAATGCGTCCCTGACCGAGGAGCAGCTGGCCACCATCGGTCCGGGCCACGAGAAGCTGATCGGGATCATCTCGGAGTCCGGCGAGCTCGTCGCCATGGACGGCATCGCCGAGCCCGCCAAGAGCACCGTGGTGCGGGTGCGCGACGGCAAGACGGTGACCTCCGAGGGTTCGCTGTTCGAGGGTGAGGACTACTTCGGCGGCTACTACATCGTCGATGTCGCCAGCCAGGAGCGGGCCGTCGAGCTCGCCGCCATGATTCCGGACGTGCACTGGTCCGCCGTCGAGGTCCGGCCGATCCTCGAGGGGCCCGAGGAGGGCTGA